GCGCTAATCTGCTCAATATAGGTACGCCCGGTAGCCAGGCGCTGTTCTACATCCTGCCATTCTGTTATTAATTGTTCCAGATAGGTTCTGTCTTTTTCCATTTCATCCAAACGGGAAGCCTGAATCTGAGTCTCCTGCAACCGGGCCAGCAGGTCCGGTAAATGGGAGTAACTCTGTAATTGCTCTTCCAGCCGCTCTTTTTCCTCCCCCAGACGCCGTTCCGTTTGCTGCAGGCGGTTGACATCTGAAACCAGACTGCGCTGAGCCGCATCCAGCAAATGTACTCCGGAGAGCCGGCCAATGGCTTTGGCCCGCAACTGCCCTATGCCACTGCCTTCCAGCAGGAAGGGGCCTTCCAATTGCTGGCCCAGATGCAAATACAGGCAGGTATTTTCATCTATTTGCAGGGGCTCAACCCCGGACAATTGCCGCACTTCAACCGGAACCTCCTGCCCGAAGCCTTCCAGAATCACCGGCTCTTCTCCTGTTTTTTCGATAATATAGCGGTTGCGTCTCAGGCTACGTTCCCGGGTGACCCGGCTGCCATCTGACCAGATTAAGGTTACTCTGGCCTCCTGGGTCCCGACCCGGATAAAATCAGTGCCCCTGGGCTCATTAAACAATACCCAGCGGATAGCCCGCATAATAGCAGATTTTCCCTGGTCAGAAGGCCCAACGATAACATTCAGTTCCGGGCTGAGCTCCAGACGGGTATACTGGTGGGACTGAAAATTTTCGATCATCACTTCCCGTAAATATCTCATTCCACCGCCCCCAATCGCTCTTGTGCCTCCGCCAGTTTAGCCAGGGCCAAATGGCGTACTCTTTCCGGTATGCCATCCCGGCGGGCGATTTCCTCAACAATTTCCTGCAAGCCATAGGCCTTGACCTGGCCTGCCTGCCGCACTTCGCTGACAAAAGCGGCCAGTTTGGCTTCCCGTACCGCTTGGGCCTCTGCTTTGCTGCGGTCCAGCACCTCGCTACCGGGTCGGGCAGTCTGCAGGGGAATTTTGCGGTAAGTGGGAGCACCACCACTGAAATCCAGCAAAAGCACCTGAGGCTGCCGCTCCATTTCCCGGGGGTGATTGCTGAGACGGACCAGAGAGCCGGGATTGAGGAACCATTTGCCCTCCGCTTGCATATCCTTTATTCCCAGATGATTATGGCCACAGAGGGTGAAATCCGCTTCTGTGCTGGTGATCTGGTCCACCAGGGTATGGGCCATCCCTTCAATCCAGCGCTTCTCCAGCAACATACCATGGACCAGGTGCACAGCCACATCGCATTCTTCTTTAGTGACACAATAGTCCAGCCGGGGATCCCGCCGGTCCAGGTCCACGTGATAACCGGTACCGGTCAGCTGTAAACGGATCCCCTTATCCTGCAAATAGACCCGTTCACCAGGGGCCAGCAGTCGCACCAGCCCCAGCCGGGCCGCCAGGCCCAGCATGGTTCGATCCAGGGTGGCCAGGTTGTGACCGAAAAGATCGTGATTGCCGGCAATGCCATAGAACGGGACCCGTAATTGCTGGAATACCGCCAGGAATTCCCCGGCTACCCCTAAGGCCGGACTGGGCAGGTCAAAGAGGTCCCCACCATGGAGGACCGCACTGACTCCCAGGTCATGGGCCAGTTCCACCACTTCCTTTAACTTGGCCAAAAGGGTCTGAGGAAAATTATCCAGGCGGTTAACGGGACTGGTGCCCCGGATATGGGTATCGGTTAAAAACAGCAGTTTCATGGCATCACCTCATATTTTTTGCCAAAAGGTGTTGAGATTTCCCGACAACGTCCCTGACAGGCCAGATCGGCCAGAGCCGCCTTCACTTCCTCGATTGTGACTGCTCTGCCCAGCCTTTGCCCGATTTCCGGCAAATAGGACAACAGGCTGGCTTCATTTAGTGGTAAAAGTCCCAGTAAAATCTCACTCATTTTATCTTCCTCACTGGCAAAGTCCCGGCTGAGCTCAGTAAATGGGTTATGGCTATGGGGACTGCAAGTTTTGGCTGCCCGAATGCGCACCAGCAGGGAGCGCCCGTAAATTGCCGATGAGACAAAACAGGTCCCAGACGGTAAATAGGGTAACCGGCGGGTTTCTTCCCGGGATAGGTCTGATTCCCGCTGAATCAGGTCAATATCCTGGGAGCGGGTAGTCCGGAATATGAATTTGGTATTGAGCTGGGCATTAATGGTTTCATCCAGCAACGCCGGCCGCTGGGTAGCCAGAATCAGAAACACTCCGTATTTCCGTCCCTCCTGGGCGATTTCCTTGAGAATGGAGCGAGCCGGGGCAGGAATCACCGGTGAAACCGGGGCAAAATTATGAGCCTCATCAGCCACGATAACAAAAGGCGGGAAAGGCTCTCCCGACCGCTCTCCCCGTTGCAGGGAATCCCTGTATTGCCGCCGTTTATCATAGAATTTTTTCAGCACATAAGCTGCAAAAATGTTCAGGGTAGTAACGGTGCCGCGGATTATTACCAGTTTGCGTTTGATAAGCTCCTCCTCTACCGGACGGATATCCCGGTGAAAGATACCGGTCTGTTCCAGACGGTTGAGCCGCCATTGAATACCGGCCAGAGTGCCCGGCCCGCTGATTCGGTCCTTGTATTCCTCCAGCAGCTCCTGAGCCTGGCGCACTTTCTCCGGGGTAAAGAGATCAGGGCTTTTCCTGAGTTTGCTCTCATTCTCCAGGGCCCAGCGCAGTTCTTCCAGGCGGGTTTTAAAGGTCTGAAGGCTATCCCGCCTCTGGTGCAAAGTGATGACGGCATTTTCCATAGCCTCACTTAAACTGCCTCCGGCGGCTGCCAGCAGATTGGCTACTTCAGCCCCATTCAATTCACTGAAATTAACCCCTACTTCCTGGCCGATGGCAAAGAGTACAGCACGACGAGTCCATTCCCGCTGTAATCCTGGTGGCCAGCCTGCTACCTGTTGTTCAAAACTCATTTCCCAGTGCGGGTCTAGCACGATGGTGGGAATCCCCTGCTGCATCAGCTCTTCCAGCACCACCCGGGTACCAAAGGACTTACCCGAACCAGAGCCCCCGAAAATCCCTAAATGGGGATACTGGTTCATGGCCTGGTAATTGAAAATAAAGGGCACCCCTTCCTGAGCCTGTAAACCCTCGCCATTCCACAGGGGCGCTATCTCTCGCAAACCCGCTGGCAACTCCTGTCCCAGTTCCTCCGTTCCAGCGATTACCCCCAGGGTCAGCCCCGTATCCGGGCCGGTTTTTAACAACAGGGGTGCAACTTCCTCAAATCGGGGCAAGCGTACTGGTGCAGCAAAAGCCACCGGCCAGCGAGCCTCGGTAAGCAGCCGTACCCGGGCCAGATGCACTACTTCCCGGCGTGGATCCAGCCCAATGGTCAATAGATTGGACAACAGCTGCCGATCCAGCACCGCCCCTTCTCCTTTGCTTCCCGATAAGAGGGGATGGTGGGACTGGCACTCCACCACCTCACCGGTTAACAGACCCAGCTGTGGGTCCTCAATAATCAACAGCTCATTGGTGCGAAAAGGTCGGGTCTGATCCAGTACCCAGACCTCCTGAGGGGTAGTTGTTCCGATTACCTGCACCCTTTTACCTCCTCTCCCGCATGGAGCGCAAAAATTTTTCCCGAACCTGTAAATCCAGGACATAGTCCAGCAAAGCATCAGTTTGTTGTCGGGTTAATTTCACCTTTTGATCGATTAGATCCAGCAACCAGGGAATGCCCCGGCCACCAGCAGGACAAAGGGAAATTACGAGAGCCGCTGCCAGCTGGGCCTTATTTTTCTGTTCAGCCAGCAAATCCAGGGCAATGGCCTGCGGATAGGTACCCGGGCGCAAAAAAACCGTATAATAGCGGTCTTTTACAGCCAAGGGACGATAGGGCAACAGCAGTTCTCCTTCCTGCAGCAAGTCATAGAGAATCTCCCGGTCATAAGCCCTTTGCCAGAGAGGGGGGGCCTTTTCCCCCAGTTCCTGGGCAATGGCATTGGTCCCTACTTCCTCGATTACACCTATCAGTAAAATATTCTCCTCCAGACAAAAGGAATAGAGCTGCTGCCAGCCTTCTGCCCAGGCTTGCTCCAGCCGTAAAAAACCGCCATCCAGCATGATGGCTCGGGGTTTTTGATGAAAGATGAGTTCCAGCAAGGTTTCCAGCTCCAGTTGGGCCAGATGCCGGTCCCGCAGGCGACTAAATGCCAGTTCCTGGCTCAAACCTTTTTCCCTTACCAGCTGCCTGACTTCTTCTTCCCCCTCAGCCAGGAGGGGGGTTATTACCCGCTGTTTCAGTTGTTCCCCGCCCTGGCTGGCCAGAGCCAGAGCCTGTAATAAAGCCAGCTGGTAAGGATAGTTGGCCCCAATAGTTTGCTGGGAGCCATCTATCCCTACTACCTGCCAGCCCTGCCAGGGCTTGTCCTGGAAAACTGGAATGGGTTTGAATTCACCAAAGCTATCAGCCAGCAGCTGGCGGCCTGCGGCCCGGTCAGGTGTCTTTTGCATACGCCTGAGCAGCTCCTGATTGAGTTCCAGCAAGTCCTCCCACATAAATAAACCTCCAAATGCAAAAACCTCCACCTGTGTATCATTGTAACACAAGCAGAGGTTTTAAGAAATTACCTAATCCTGTTATTTCACCACTTCTCCCGGCCAGGCCATCATGCCTCCTGCCAGGTTTTTGACCCGGGTGAAGCCCTGTTCCCCCAGATACTGGGCCACCTGGGCACTGCGGCTGCCAGAAGCGCAAACCACTACGATAGTCTGGTTTTTGTCCAGTTCCCCCAGTTTACCAGGGATTTCCCCCATGGGAATGAGGCGAGCCTCTTTAATATGCCCGGCTTCATACTCAAAGGGTTCCCGCACATCGATAACCGTTACCTTTTCGCCTTTAGCCAGCATGGCCTGCAATTCTTCACCACTGATGTCCTGATAAGTAGCCTGGGCCTGCTGCTGGGTTGCTGTTTCTCCCCCGGATTGGGTAGTTTCCTGTTTAGCACAGCCGGTAACGATCAGAAGACCACTCAGCAGAGTGATTAGCAACCATTTTTTCATCTTCCTTCTCCCCCTTTAGTTAAACCATCCCAGGAACCAGCCCCGTTTGGTGTAGATAAACATCGTCAGCACCAGAACAGTAGATGTCCAGAGTATAACCTGATTGCTTTTTTTGTGATTTTTGGTTCCCATCCAGTGGGCAAAGCCCAGCAGAACTATGGTAATACCGTAAAATATATTGCTATATTTCGATACCGAACCAACAGCGGCAAAGCCCAATCCCCCCAGACCGAGGGCGGCAAAAACTGCCGGACCCAGTCAGGCGATACAGGCCAGAAAGCCGGTGATAACTGCTCCAAGACTGGCCAGTTTCTCCCGCATGTTTTTGCACCTACTTTCTCTTGCATTCGCTACCAATTAGTATAGCATACTGCCCCCGGGTAAGCAACTGTTATTTTGTCGAGTCTTGTTGACGCAGCAGATGGGGACAGTTACAATCTTTATTAGTACAGTTAAAGGAGGCCCCGAGATGTTTAGTATAAAACCAAAAAATGATATTTTCTACCGCTTGTTAGGTGAGCTGGCCCAGTGCCTGGAAGAAGCTGCCCGTCATTTTCGCGCCATCATGCAAGAACAGCAACACTCTGAGCAGCTAATGCGGCAGCTGGATCAAGTTGAAGAAAAAAGCGATCAGATTGCCAAAGAATTAAAGAAAGAAATCAATCGTACTTTTATTACTCCCATCGACCGGGATGAGCTTTTCCGGCTCACCCAGGGGTTAGAGCACGTGGTCGATTACCTGCACGGCACCTGCGTAAAACTGGGACTCTATAAAGTGGAACAGACTACCCGGACCGGTCAGGAGCTGGCCGGGGTTGCCTTTGAAGCCAGTCTGGCTCTAGCCAAAGCCATAAAGCTCTTGCCGGAACTGACTTCCCGGCCGGAAGCAATCCAGAAGCTCTGTCAGACTATCAATGAGCTGGAAAGCCAGGGAGATAATATCTACCGCACCGGCCTGGCCCAGCTTTTTGCCCTGGATTGCAGTCCGTTGGAAATCATCAAGTGGAAAGACCTGTATGAATATATGGAAGAAATGCTGGACTTCTGTGATGATATGGCAGATTTATTAGAGGGAGTAGTGCTAAAATATGCTTAGTCTCACCGCTTTGGTCATTATCGTTGTTATCCTTGCTTTGTTGTTTGACTACTTAAATGGCTTCCATGATACCGCCAATGCTGTTGCCACTTCCATTGCCACCCGGGCCCTCAGCCCCCGGCAGGCAATTCTCCTGGCTGCCGCTTTTGATTTTCTAGGAGCGGTAACCCATACCGCTGTGGCAGCTACCATCGGAAAAGGAATTGTGGACCCAGCAGCCATAACCCAGACGGTTTTAATCGGCGCCCTCTCAGCTGCTATTTTCTGGAACCTGTTTACCTGGTACTATGGCATTCCCAGCAGTTCTTCCCATGCCCTCATCGGCGGCCTGGTAGGAGCTGCCGCTGCCCAGCACGGTTTTGCGCTCATCAAGTGGACAGGCCTGAGTAAAATCATCCTGTCCCTGATCTTATCCCCTATTCTGGGTCTGGTGGTGGGCTATCTGGTAATGGTGGGTTTTTTCTGGCTCTTCCGCTTTTCTCATCCCCATCAGACCAATAATGTTTTTCGTCGCTTACAGATCCTTTCAGCAGCGCTTACTGCCTATTCCCATGGCTCCAATGATGCCCAGAAGTCCATGGGCCTGATCACTATGGCTCTCGTCAGCGCCGGTATGATTGATACTTTTCATGTTCCCTTCTGGGTAGTAGTTGCCTGCGCCAGTGCCCTGGCCCTGGGTACCGCTACAGGGGGGAAAAAAATAATCCGCACCATGGGCGGGCGGATTTTTAAAATTGAACCCATAAATGGTTTTGCCTCGGATATTAGCTCTTCCCTGGTAATATTGCTGGCATCCCGCTTTGGCCTACCCGTCAGCACTACTCATGTAGTCGCTTCCGCACTCATGGGAGTGGGCACAGCCAAAAACTTTCGCGGGGTAAAATGGGGGGTGGCCCGACAGATTATTACCGCCTGGTTTCTCACTTTGCCAGCTACCAGCCTGATCGGAGCCGGGGTCTATCTAGCCCTGGAATTATTGCTCTGATAGCTCCCTGGCTGCGGCCAGGACAGCTTCGGCATGGCCGGCTACCTTGACTTTGCGCCAGATCTGTCGGATAACACCATCGGCATCGATCAGGAAAGTGGATCTTTCAATCCCCATGCTTTTCTTGCCATACATATTCTTTTCTTTTAATACCTCATACAACTGACATACTTCCCCGTTACTATCACTGAGCAGAGGAAACTTCAGACCCAGTTTGGCCGCAAATTTCTCATGACTGGCTATGGAATCCCGGCTTACTCCGAGAATAACGGTATTGATGGCAGCAAACTGCTCCATTCGGTCATTAAAATCGACCGCTTCATTGGTTCAACCAGGAGTATTGTCTTTAGGATAAAAATAAAGAACAACCTTTTTGCCAGCTAATTGGGATAAAGTGATTTCCTGTCCCCCGGTAGCGGGCAGGGTAAAATCAGGGGCCTTGAAGCCGATCTCTACCATATTCTCAACCTCCTCTGCTACTTATTTTCCCCATTGGAGCAGGATTTCCTGTTTTGTTGTCGAAAAAAATTTTTTAGA
The sequence above is drawn from the Carboxydocella sporoproducens DSM 16521 genome and encodes:
- a CDS encoding AAA family ATPase; translated protein: MRYLREVMIENFQSHQYTRLELSPELNVIVGPSDQGKSAIMRAIRWVLFNEPRGTDFIRVGTQEARVTLIWSDGSRVTRERSLRRNRYIIEKTGEEPVILEGFGQEVPVEVRQLSGVEPLQIDENTCLYLHLGQQLEGPFLLEGSGIGQLRAKAIGRLSGVHLLDAAQRSLVSDVNRLQQTERRLGEEKERLEEQLQSYSHLPDLLARLQETQIQASRLDEMEKDRTYLEQLITEWQDVEQRLATGRTYIEQISAGIDAKPLLVEAEKKAEEYQRVSLLQREWERLRQELAGQEKILQSTAKTGQLLSLWDQGINLQSQYQELHRVWEEWQRLQGALGRLEGELRPLSQVEEARALWSELQQKQERARLLEELLTHWQELVRQEQTLLAELKQQQEKIQSLVGEYVANLKKLGSCPTCLQPLPEAVMESIAAELSREKEVI
- a CDS encoding rhodanese-like domain-containing protein; the protein is MKKWLLITLLSGLLIVTGCAKQETTQSGGETATQQQAQATYQDISGEELQAMLAKGEKVTVIDVREPFEYEAGHIKEARLIPMGEIPGKLGELDKNQTIVVVCASGSRSAQVAQYLGEQGFTRVKNLAGGMMAWPGEVVK
- a CDS encoding DUF47 domain-containing protein: MFSIKPKNDIFYRLLGELAQCLEEAARHFRAIMQEQQHSEQLMRQLDQVEEKSDQIAKELKKEINRTFITPIDRDELFRLTQGLEHVVDYLHGTCVKLGLYKVEQTTRTGQELAGVAFEASLALAKAIKLLPELTSRPEAIQKLCQTINELESQGDNIYRTGLAQLFALDCSPLEIIKWKDLYEYMEEMLDFCDDMADLLEGVVLKYA
- a CDS encoding inorganic phosphate transporter encodes the protein MLSLTALVIIVVILALLFDYLNGFHDTANAVATSIATRALSPRQAILLAAAFDFLGAVTHTAVAATIGKGIVDPAAITQTVLIGALSAAIFWNLFTWYYGIPSSSSHALIGGLVGAAAAQHGFALIKWTGLSKIILSLILSPILGLVVGYLVMVGFFWLFRFSHPHQTNNVFRRLQILSAALTAYSHGSNDAQKSMGLITMALVSAGMIDTFHVPFWVVVACASALALGTATGGKKIIRTMGGRIFKIEPINGFASDISSSLVILLASRFGLPVSTTHVVASALMGVGTAKNFRGVKWGVARQIITAWFLTLPATSLIGAGVYLALELLL
- a CDS encoding peroxiredoxin gives rise to the protein MVEIGFKAPDFTLPATGGQEITLSQLAGKKVVLYFYPKDNTPGUTNEAVDFNDRMEQFAAINTVILGVSRDSIASHEKFAAKLGLKFPLLSDSNGEVCQLYEVLKEKNMYGKKSMGIERSTFLIDADGVIRQIWRKVKVAGHAEAVLAAARELSEQ
- a CDS encoding ATP-binding protein, with the protein product MQVIGTTTPQEVWVLDQTRPFRTNELLIIEDPQLGLLTGEVVECQSHHPLLSGSKGEGAVLDRQLLSNLLTIGLDPRREVVHLARVRLLTEARWPVAFAAPVRLPRFEEVAPLLLKTGPDTGLTLGVIAGTEELGQELPAGLREIAPLWNGEGLQAQEGVPFIFNYQAMNQYPHLGIFGGSGSGKSFGTRVVLEELMQQGIPTIVLDPHWEMSFEQQVAGWPPGLQREWTRRAVLFAIGQEVGVNFSELNGAEVANLLAAAGGSLSEAMENAVITLHQRRDSLQTFKTRLEELRWALENESKLRKSPDLFTPEKVRQAQELLEEYKDRISGPGTLAGIQWRLNRLEQTGIFHRDIRPVEEELIKRKLVIIRGTVTTLNIFAAYVLKKFYDKRRQYRDSLQRGERSGEPFPPFVIVADEAHNFAPVSPVIPAPARSILKEIAQEGRKYGVFLILATQRPALLDETINAQLNTKFIFRTTRSQDIDLIQRESDLSREETRRLPYLPSGTCFVSSAIYGRSLLVRIRAAKTCSPHSHNPFTELSRDFASEEDKMSEILLGLLPLNEASLLSYLPEIGQRLGRAVTIEEVKAALADLACQGRCREISTPFGKKYEVMP
- a CDS encoding metallophosphoesterase family protein, which produces MKLLFLTDTHIRGTSPVNRLDNFPQTLLAKLKEVVELAHDLGVSAVLHGGDLFDLPSPALGVAGEFLAVFQQLRVPFYGIAGNHDLFGHNLATLDRTMLGLAARLGLVRLLAPGERVYLQDKGIRLQLTGTGYHVDLDRRDPRLDYCVTKEECDVAVHLVHGMLLEKRWIEGMAHTLVDQITSTEADFTLCGHNHLGIKDMQAEGKWFLNPGSLVRLSNHPREMERQPQVLLLDFSGGAPTYRKIPLQTARPGSEVLDRSKAEAQAVREAKLAAFVSEVRQAGQVKAYGLQEIVEEIARRDGIPERVRHLALAKLAEAQERLGAVE
- a CDS encoding DNA double-strand break repair nuclease NurA, with product MWEDLLELNQELLRRMQKTPDRAAGRQLLADSFGEFKPIPVFQDKPWQGWQVVGIDGSQQTIGANYPYQLALLQALALASQGGEQLKQRVITPLLAEGEEEVRQLVREKGLSQELAFSRLRDRHLAQLELETLLELIFHQKPRAIMLDGGFLRLEQAWAEGWQQLYSFCLEENILLIGVIEEVGTNAIAQELGEKAPPLWQRAYDREILYDLLQEGELLLPYRPLAVKDRYYTVFLRPGTYPQAIALDLLAEQKNKAQLAAALVISLCPAGGRGIPWLLDLIDQKVKLTRQQTDALLDYVLDLQVREKFLRSMRERR